The following proteins come from a genomic window of Microbacterium sp. SY138:
- a CDS encoding ABC transporter ATP-binding protein yields MTTVITTRNLTKHYGHVHALDGLDLTVEHGQVHGFLGPNGAGKSTTIRVLLGLARRTGGETTVFGEDPWNRAVELHRRIAYVPGDVSVWPNLSGGEAVDLLARLRGAHTKDPAYQHEKKRLMDAFQFDPRKKGRAYSKGNRQKVALIAAFAVPADLYILDEPTSGLDPLMAVIFQREVARAHANGATVLLSSHIMSEVEQLCDRVSIIRAGRIVETGTLTELRHLTRSDVSFTPSGATLEQVARIPDVHSPEQQGDRIRLAVDSDRTATVLPALAALGISDLRVAPPSLEELFLRHYGDDLATLEAAEDGRTDDASPSTRRERRAQKERA; encoded by the coding sequence CATCACCACCCGGAACCTCACCAAGCACTACGGCCACGTGCACGCTCTCGACGGCCTCGACCTCACGGTCGAACACGGCCAGGTGCACGGCTTCCTCGGCCCGAACGGTGCGGGCAAGTCGACCACCATCCGCGTCCTCCTCGGCCTCGCGCGGCGCACCGGGGGCGAGACGACCGTGTTCGGTGAGGACCCCTGGAATCGCGCGGTCGAGCTGCATCGACGCATCGCGTACGTTCCCGGTGACGTCAGCGTCTGGCCCAACCTGTCGGGAGGTGAGGCCGTCGATCTGCTCGCCCGGCTGCGGGGAGCGCACACCAAGGACCCCGCCTACCAGCACGAGAAGAAGCGGCTGATGGACGCGTTCCAGTTCGATCCGCGCAAGAAGGGCCGCGCCTACTCGAAGGGAAACCGGCAGAAGGTCGCCCTCATCGCGGCGTTCGCGGTGCCCGCCGACCTCTACATCCTCGACGAGCCCACCAGTGGCCTCGATCCCCTGATGGCGGTCATCTTCCAGCGCGAGGTCGCCCGTGCGCATGCGAACGGTGCGACCGTGCTGCTGTCGAGCCACATCATGAGTGAGGTCGAGCAGTTGTGCGACCGGGTGTCGATCATCCGCGCCGGCCGCATCGTCGAGACCGGCACGCTCACGGAGCTGCGGCACCTCACGCGCAGTGACGTGTCGTTCACCCCCTCCGGAGCCACCCTCGAGCAGGTCGCCCGCATCCCGGATGTGCACAGCCCGGAGCAGCAGGGCGACCGCATCCGCCTCGCCGTCGACAGCGACCGCACGGCCACCGTGCTTCCCGCGCTCGCGGCCCTCGGCATCAGCGACCTGCGCGTCGCGCCGCCTTCGCTCGAGGAGCTGTTCCTGCGCCACTACGGCGATGACCTCGCGACGCTCGAGGCCGCGGAGGACGGTCGGACGGACGACGCGAGCCCCTCCACCCGCCGCGAGCGGCGTGCGCAGAAGGAGCGTGCGTGA